A single Harpia harpyja isolate bHarHar1 chromosome 6, bHarHar1 primary haplotype, whole genome shotgun sequence DNA region contains:
- the GOLT1B gene encoding vesicle transport protein GOT1B isoform X2 — MISLSDTQKIGMGLTGFGVFFLFFGMILFFDKALLAIGNVLFVAGLSFVIGLERTFRFFFQKHKMKATGFFLGGVLIVLIGWPLIGMILEIYGFFLLFRGFFPVVVGFIRRVPVLGYLLNLPGISSLVDKVGESNNMV; from the exons aaattggAATGGGACTAACAGGGTTTGGagtgttcttccttttctttggaatGATACTCTTCTTTGACAAAGCTCTTTTGGCTATTGGAAAT GTTTTATTTGTGGCTGGCTTGTCTTTTGTTATCGGTTTAGAAAGAACGTTTAGattcttctttcaaaaacacaaaatgaaagcaaCGGGCTTTTTCCTGGGTGGTGTGCTCATAGTTCTCATTGGTTGGCCTTTAATAGGAATGATCCTTGAAATTTATGGGTTCTTCCTATTATTCAG GGGGTTCTTTCCTGTGGTTGTTGGCTTTATTAGAAGAGTTCCAGTTCTTGGATATCTCTTGAATTTACCTGGTATAAGCTCG CTTGTAGATAAAGTTGGAGAAAGCAACAACATGGTATAA
- the GOLT1B gene encoding vesicle transport protein GOT1B isoform X1, which yields MISLSDTQKIGMGLTGFGVFFLFFGMILFFDKALLAIGNVLFVAGLSFVIGLERTFRFFFQKHKMKATGFFLGGVLIVLIGWPLIGMILEIYGFFLLFSHLLLSEEVKNGAFPQASLYTNPQDPAVWLCNRKLPWLSLVSEVHNFLKPKEYQINLCTFGFFRAVCCEDGHFCVS from the exons aaattggAATGGGACTAACAGGGTTTGGagtgttcttccttttctttggaatGATACTCTTCTTTGACAAAGCTCTTTTGGCTATTGGAAAT GTTTTATTTGTGGCTGGCTTGTCTTTTGTTATCGGTTTAGAAAGAACGTTTAGattcttctttcaaaaacacaaaatgaaagcaaCGGGCTTTTTCCTGGGTGGTGTGCTCATAGTTCTCATTGGTTGGCCTTTAATAGGAATGATCCTTGAAATTTATGGGTTCTTCCTATTATTCAG CCACTTGCTTCTTTCTGAAGAAGTTAAAAATGGAGCCTTTCCGCAAGCATCACTTTATACAAATCCTCAGGATCCCGCTGTTTGGTTGTGTAACAGAAAACTTCCCTGGTTGTCATTGGTCTCTGAAGTACATAATTTTCTTAAGCCCAAGGAATACCAGATCAATTTATGCACCTTTGGATTTTTTAGGGCAGTATGCTGTGAGGATGGGCATTTCTGTGTATCTTAA